Below is a genomic region from Vibrio cortegadensis.
CAGGATACGCTCACGGCTCAATACTTGGTTAGGGTATGAGGACAGCGCAACTAACAGTTCGTATTCTGCTTTCGTCAGTTTTACAGGCTCGCCATTTTTGCTTAATGCGCGACGTTGTATGTCAAACGTCCATTCACCAAAACGAACTAAGTTTTCATTTTCGCACTCAGCCACCGCCACGCTAGATGCGTTACGCGCTGCCGAAATTCGCCATAATAAATTTTTAACTCGAACTAAAAGCTCTCTAAGTTCAAAGGGTTTAGTCACGTAATCATCAGCCCCCATTTCAAGGCCTACAATTTTATCGATGCTATCCGTGCGTCCAGTAACTAAAATAATGCCTATATCCGATTGGCTGCGTAATTCACGAGTTAGCATTAAGCCATCTTCTCCAGGTAGATTGATATCTAACATAATCAAATCTACAAGATTGCTCTGTAGTACTTCTCTCATTTGAGCGCCATTTTCTGCTTCGCTTACGGCATACCCTTCATTCTGGAAGTAACCAACAAGTTTACTACGGGTTACTACATCGTCTTCAACGAC
It encodes:
- the torR gene encoding two-component system response regulator TorR, producing the protein MSYHVLVVEDDVVTRSKLVGYFQNEGYAVSEAENGAQMREVLQSNLVDLIMLDINLPGEDGLMLTRELRSQSDIGIILVTGRTDSIDKIVGLEMGADDYVTKPFELRELLVRVKNLLWRISAARNASSVAVAECENENLVRFGEWTFDIQRRALSKNGEPVKLTKAEYELLVALSSYPNQVLSRERILNMISHRVDAPNDRTIDVLIRRMRAKMEFDPKNPQIFVTVHGEGYMFAGD